A single SAR202 cluster bacterium DNA region contains:
- a CDS encoding zinc-binding dehydrogenase — translation MKIAMLRGPRDLVIEEHPLDTKNLKPDEIWVETEISALKIGTDRGNYEGAENVPGAPTYPRWVGDSNLGTVRGVGKAVARFKVGDRVITRAPHTSEYLMSTAKSIVKVPEGVDSEDAVWAHLYTLSGLCYRKANFVPGETVAVVGVGVLGLGAVALGPLMGARVVALANSPIRAEMAKKMGAHETMLSDDPDLNKKLEKFTHGNGIDLVILTANPWPAYKTSMEIVRNNGRVSIVSLLGRGEAALDFNPLAMEWFYNKGVSIIAVNGTHGYMYPSGKEDRFSWDRQCEYVIDLMKDGRLHPKDLVTHRFSYKDIKVPYEMIYRREKNMLGVIFTWKD, via the coding sequence ATGAAGATCGCAATGCTCCGAGGTCCCCGTGACCTGGTCATAGAAGAACACCCGCTGGATACAAAGAACCTCAAGCCGGACGAGATATGGGTGGAGACCGAGATTTCCGCCCTCAAGATCGGCACGGACCGTGGTAATTACGAGGGCGCGGAAAACGTTCCCGGGGCGCCCACGTATCCGCGATGGGTTGGCGACAGCAACCTGGGCACCGTCCGCGGCGTCGGCAAGGCCGTCGCGAGGTTCAAGGTCGGCGACCGCGTAATCACGCGCGCGCCCCACACCTCCGAGTACCTGATGAGCACTGCGAAGTCGATCGTGAAGGTGCCGGAAGGCGTCGATTCCGAGGATGCGGTGTGGGCGCACCTGTACACGCTCAGCGGGCTGTGCTACCGCAAGGCGAACTTTGTGCCCGGAGAGACCGTCGCAGTCGTGGGCGTTGGAGTGCTCGGCCTGGGCGCGGTCGCGCTGGGGCCGCTCATGGGCGCCCGGGTGGTCGCGCTTGCAAATAGCCCCATCCGCGCCGAGATGGCGAAGAAGATGGGCGCGCACGAGACGATGCTCTCCGACGACCCTGACCTGAATAAGAAGCTGGAAAAGTTCACCCATGGCAACGGCATTGACCTGGTGATCCTTACAGCTAACCCCTGGCCTGCCTACAAGACATCGATGGAGATAGTCCGCAACAACGGTCGCGTCTCGATTGTCAGCCTCCTGGGCCGCGGCGAGGCGGCGCTGGACTTCAATCCCCTTGCGATGGAGTGGTTCTACAACAAGGGCGTTTCAATCATCGCCGTCAACGGCACGCACGGCTACATGTACCCTTCCGGAAAGGAAGACCGCTTCTCGTGGGACCGGCAGTGCGAATACGTGATCGACCTAATGAAGGACGGCAGGCTGCACCCGAAGGATCTCGTTACCCACAGGTTCAGCTACAAGGACATCAAAGTCCCTTATGAAATGATCTACCGCCGTGAGAAGAACATGCTCGGCGTCATATTCACGTGGAAGGACTAG
- a CDS encoding class I SAM-dependent methyltransferase, with translation MRVWKEAAGAELYAPIMVPQIGCLVACGTIVIRNDSTARSLREMLQHARHLVRSIAYNKGSLAHPVRAAGLARAWTRNEVAFLRRTGRLSKVLGTSGKELERCFEEARPVMEYCAGELRKYSTVLPGLLNPNYGPVIYAAIRVLKPEVVVETGVASGTSSTFFLSAMEKNGTGRLYSIDLPLPNEQLVPTERRTGWLVPSRLRERWELTLGDAKVELPRLLDRLGTIDCFYHDSDHSYEHMTWEFSTSYPRIRPGGLLLSDDITNNAAWKDFTKKIGDKSAKINRTGVMRRRG, from the coding sequence ATGCGGGTTTGGAAAGAGGCGGCCGGAGCCGAACTTTATGCTCCGATTATGGTACCACAAATAGGGTGCCTGGTAGCGTGTGGTACGATTGTCATCCGGAACGATTCGACCGCACGGAGCCTTCGGGAAATGCTTCAGCACGCCCGCCACCTTGTAAGGTCCATTGCATATAACAAGGGGAGCCTGGCGCACCCCGTCCGGGCTGCCGGACTAGCCCGCGCGTGGACACGGAACGAGGTCGCGTTCCTGCGGCGGACCGGCCGGCTGTCGAAGGTGCTTGGCACGTCCGGGAAGGAGCTTGAGCGGTGCTTCGAAGAGGCGAGGCCGGTGATGGAGTACTGCGCCGGCGAGCTGCGCAAGTACTCCACGGTCCTGCCAGGCCTGCTGAACCCGAACTACGGGCCCGTCATTTACGCGGCTATTCGAGTTCTCAAGCCTGAAGTAGTGGTGGAGACCGGCGTAGCCAGCGGCACTTCAAGCACGTTCTTCCTCAGCGCGATGGAAAAGAACGGCACGGGCAGGCTCTATTCGATAGACCTTCCGCTGCCCAACGAACAGCTCGTTCCCACGGAGCGGCGCACGGGCTGGCTCGTGCCGTCGCGGCTGCGCGAAAGGTGGGAGCTAACACTGGGCGACGCCAAGGTCGAGCTTCCCAGACTGCTGGACCGCCTGGGAACCATCGACTGCTTCTACCACGACAGCGACCACAGCTACGAGCACATGACCTGGGAGTTCTCCACCTCCTACCCCCGCATCCGTCCCGGAGGCCTGCTGCTCTCCGACGACATCACCAATAACGCCGCCTGGAAAGATTTCACGAAGAAGATCGGCGACAAGAGCGCGAAGATCAACCGGACGGGGGTGATGAGGAGGAGAGGGTAG
- a CDS encoding HIT domain-containing protein: MTGQAHCVFCEIVAGREPARVLYQDDDILVFRNILTWVPVMLLLIPRKHMSQAELWGSGPLLGRIGELASRLGQEHCPGGFRILSNFGHDAMQSQPHGHVHVIGGTPLGLYVRRG; encoded by the coding sequence ATGACGGGTCAAGCCCACTGCGTCTTCTGCGAGATAGTTGCGGGTCGTGAGCCCGCGCGAGTCCTCTACCAGGATGACGACATCCTGGTCTTTCGCAACATCCTCACATGGGTCCCCGTGATGCTCCTGCTCATCCCGCGCAAGCACATGAGCCAGGCCGAGCTGTGGGGCAGCGGGCCGCTCCTTGGCCGCATCGGCGAGCTGGCAAGCAGGCTGGGCCAGGAGCACTGCCCGGGAGGGTTTCGCATCCTGTCCAACTTCGGCCACGATGCCATGCAGTCGCAGCCGCACGGCCACGTGCACGTCATCGGCGGCACGCCGCTGGGGCTGTACGTGAGGAGAGGGTAG
- a CDS encoding DNA replication protein DnaC, whose translation MPQSWTVGTEKDEKAETMQDLGDIFKKLAIRPPANGDGFPPVEGSQPPVSTCERCGGRGWFTPDVPVGHHDFGRIIACDCQQQRIVDERHHRLLRYSNLGNLKRFTFETFCPDGRAKDAPQPQIRAAYDAALAFAADPKGWLVLTGPNGAGKTHLAAAIGNRVIQQGNIVLFTHVADLLDHLRSTFSPTSEIAYSQLFEQVKSTPLLILDGIGNYSTTPWAEEKLMQIVNHRFDLELPTVMTISGSLDELDRYIVSRIRTPGLSRILELPGMAQPRAKRLGGIEPQMLQRMTFELFDSRGNNPSAEQRASLDNAMRVARNYAADPDGWLTIIGETGVGKTHLAVAIAVEQLKRGRPVFYAFVPELLDYLRYTFSPEAKVTYDNIFDEIKNAPLLILDDLGQEHSSPWANEKLYQIVVHRHNARLPTVITSMIDFTKERGPIGSRVQDPSVGQLVRMDAPDYRNKNRDGQRGAAARRAAPRRADQGR comes from the coding sequence TTGCCGCAATCCTGGACCGTTGGGACAGAGAAGGACGAGAAGGCAGAGACGATGCAGGACCTGGGCGATATATTCAAAAAACTCGCTATTAGGCCTCCGGCGAACGGCGACGGCTTTCCCCCGGTGGAGGGATCTCAGCCGCCGGTATCCACTTGCGAGAGGTGCGGCGGCCGTGGCTGGTTCACGCCTGATGTGCCGGTGGGCCACCACGACTTCGGCCGCATAATCGCATGCGACTGCCAGCAGCAGCGGATCGTGGACGAGCGCCACCACCGGCTTTTGCGGTACAGCAACCTTGGTAACCTGAAGCGCTTTACCTTTGAGACGTTTTGCCCGGACGGTCGCGCCAAAGACGCCCCGCAACCGCAAATACGCGCCGCGTACGATGCGGCGCTGGCCTTTGCCGCGGACCCGAAAGGGTGGCTCGTGCTGACCGGGCCGAATGGGGCCGGCAAGACGCACCTGGCCGCGGCCATAGGCAACAGGGTTATCCAGCAAGGCAACATTGTGCTGTTCACGCACGTGGCTGACCTTCTGGACCACCTGCGCTCCACCTTCAGCCCAACGAGCGAGATTGCCTACAGCCAGCTCTTCGAGCAGGTCAAAAGCACCCCTCTTCTCATTCTGGACGGCATCGGCAACTACAGCACGACCCCCTGGGCGGAAGAGAAGCTGATGCAGATCGTCAACCACCGCTTCGACCTTGAGCTGCCGACGGTGATGACCATTTCGGGCTCGCTGGACGAGCTTGACCGGTACATCGTCAGCAGGATCAGGACGCCGGGCCTGAGCCGGATACTGGAGCTTCCGGGTATGGCCCAGCCGAGGGCGAAGCGGCTCGGAGGCATCGAGCCCCAGATGCTCCAGCGGATGACATTCGAGCTGTTCGACAGCCGCGGAAACAACCCGAGCGCCGAACAGCGCGCCAGCCTTGATAACGCAATGCGCGTCGCCAGGAACTACGCGGCGGACCCGGACGGCTGGCTGACGATTATTGGGGAGACCGGCGTCGGAAAGACGCACCTGGCTGTGGCGATCGCGGTGGAGCAACTCAAGCGCGGTCGGCCCGTGTTCTACGCGTTCGTGCCCGAGCTCCTGGACTATCTGCGCTACACCTTCAGCCCGGAAGCGAAGGTGACCTACGACAACATCTTCGACGAGATCAAAAACGCACCCCTGTTGATCCTTGACGATCTGGGGCAGGAGCATAGCAGCCCCTGGGCGAACGAGAAGCTGTACCAGATCGTTGTCCACCGCCACAACGCCCGCCTGCCGACGGTGATAACCAGCATGATTGATTTCACAAAGGAGCGCGGCCCAATCGGATCGCGCGTGCAGGACCCTTCTGTGGGGCAGCTTGTCAGGATGGACGCGCCGGACTACCGCAACAAGAACCGGGACGGCCAGCGCGGAGCGGCGGCCCGCCGTGCCGCGCCCCGGCGGGCGGACCAGGGCCGATGA
- a CDS encoding DnaD domain protein, whose product MAFAGFPPRPRYTPVPTPVLGQLLEEIDDLQELKVTLRAIWLLHHKRTYPRYLTVDDLMTDQTCLRVFGPGAESARRCAEETMAKAVSRRTFIAGTATIDGARTQVFMLNAESERRAMEGLTALPRTTPSPQVSGAASPADTDAAEDSRPNIFKLYEDNIGLMSPMIAEELKLAEQSYPETWIRDAFKAAVTSNRRSWRYIAAILDRWDREGREGRDDAGPGRYIQKTRY is encoded by the coding sequence ATGGCTTTCGCGGGATTCCCGCCCAGGCCGAGGTATACGCCCGTCCCGACCCCCGTTCTGGGCCAGCTGCTTGAGGAGATTGACGACCTTCAGGAGTTGAAGGTAACGCTTCGTGCAATCTGGCTGCTCCACCACAAGCGCACGTATCCGAGGTATTTGACGGTTGACGACCTGATGACAGACCAGACCTGCCTCAGGGTCTTCGGGCCTGGGGCTGAGTCTGCCAGGCGATGCGCTGAAGAGACGATGGCGAAGGCAGTCTCCAGGAGAACGTTCATCGCCGGCACGGCCACCATAGACGGGGCGCGCACCCAGGTGTTCATGCTGAATGCAGAGTCCGAGCGCAGGGCTATGGAGGGTCTCACCGCGCTACCGCGGACAACACCGTCGCCCCAGGTGTCCGGTGCGGCGTCGCCGGCCGACACAGACGCCGCGGAAGATTCACGGCCGAATATCTTCAAGCTCTACGAGGACAACATCGGCCTGATGAGCCCAATGATTGCGGAAGAGCTGAAACTGGCGGAGCAGTCCTACCCTGAGACCTGGATACGGGACGCGTTCAAGGCGGCGGTGACGAGCAACAGGCGGAGCTGGCGGTACATTGCCGCAATCCTGGACCGTTGGGACAGAGAAGGACGAGAAGGCAGAGACGATGCAGGACCTGGGCGATATATTCAAAAAACTCGCTATTAG